Proteins encoded within one genomic window of Bos mutus isolate GX-2022 chromosome 9, NWIPB_WYAK_1.1, whole genome shotgun sequence:
- the FOXO3 gene encoding forkhead box protein O3 isoform X2: MRVQNEGTGKSSWWIINPDGGKSGKAPRRRAVSMDNSNKYTKSRGRAAKKKAALQTAPESADDSPSQLSKWPGSPTSRSSDELDAWTDFRSRTNSNASTVSGRLSPILASTELDDVQDDDAPLSPMLYSSSASLSPSVSKPCTVELPRLTDMAGTMNLNDGLADNLMDDLLDNIALPASQPSPPGGLMQRSSSFPYTTKGSGLGSPTSSFSSAVFGPSSLNSLRQSPMQTIQENKPATFSSMSHYGNQTLQDLLTSDSLSHSDVMMTQSDPLMSQASTAVSAQNSRRNVMLRSDPMMSFAAQPNQGSLVNQNLLHHQHQTQGALGGSRALSNSVSNMGLSDSSSLGSAKHQQQSPVSQSMQTLSDSLSGSSLYSTSANLPVMGHEKFPSDLDLDMFNGSLECDMESIIRSELMDADGLDFNFDSLISTQNVVGLNVGSFTGAKQASSQSWVPG, from the coding sequence ATGCGGGTCCAGAATGAGGGAACCGGCAAGAGCTCCTGGTGGATCATCAACCCTGACGGCGGGAAGAGTGGCAAGGCGCCCCGGCGGCGGGCCGTCTCCATGGACAACAGCAACAAGTACACCAAGAGCCGCGGCCGTGCAGCCAAGAAGAAGGCAGCCCTGCAGACCGCCCCCGAGTCAGCAGATGACAGTCCCTCCCAGCTCTCCAAGTGGCCCGGCAGCCCCACATCCCGCAGCAGCGATGAGCTGGACGCGTGGACCGACTTCCGCTCGCGCACCAATTCCAACGCCAGCACAGTCAGCGGCCGCCTGTCCCCCATCCTGGCGAGCACGGAGCTGGACGACGTCCAGGACGATGATGCACCACTGTCCCCCATGCTCTATAGCAGCTCGGCCAGCCTGTCGCCCTCCGTCAGCAAGCCGTGCACTGTGGAGCTGCCCCGGCTGACCGACATGGCGGGCACCATGAATCTGAACGACGGGCTGGCCGACAACCTCATGGACGACCTGCTGGACAATATCGCGCTCCCTGCATCCCAGCCATCGCCCCCGGGAGGGCTCATGCAGCGCAGCTCCAGCTTCCCGTACACCACCAAGGGCTCCGGCCTGGGCTCCCCCACCAGCTCCTTCAGCAGCGCGGTATTTGGTCCCTCGTCTCTGAACTCCCTGCGCCAGTCTCCCATGCAGACCATCCAGGAGAACAAGCCAGCCACCTTCTCTTCCATGTCCCACTACGGCAACCAGACACTCCAGGACCTGCTCACGTCGGACTCACTCAGCCACAGCGATGTCATGATGACCCAGTCGGACCCGTTGATGTCTCAGGCCAGCACCGCTGTGTCCGCCCAGAACTCCCGCCGGAACGTGATGCTTCGCAGTGACCCAATGATGTCCTTTGCCGCCCAGCCTAACCAGGGGAGTTTGGTCAATCAGAACTtgctccaccaccagcaccaaaCCCAGGGCGCTCTCGGTGGCAGCCGTGCCTTGTCGAATTCCGTCAGCAACATGGGCTTGAGCGACTCCAGCAGCCTCGGGTCAGCCAAACACCAGCAACAGTCTCCCGTCAGCCAGTCTATGCAAACCCTCTCGGACTCTCTCTCAGGCTCCTCCTTGTACTCAACCAGTGCGAACCTTCCAGTCATGGGTCACGAGAAGTTCCCCAGCGACTTGGACCTGGACATGTTCAATGGGAGCTTGGAATGTGACATGGAGTCCATTATCCGTAGCGAACTCATGGATGCTGATGGGTTGGATTTTAACTTTGATTCCCTCATCTCCACACAGAACGTTGTTGGTTTGAACGTGGGGAGCTTCACTGGTGCTAAGCAGGCCTCATCTCAGAGCTGGGTGCCAGGCTGA